CGGAGTGCGCCGCGGCGAAGCGACCGAGGTTGGTGAAGCCCCACCGGTATGCGATTGAAGCAACCGTCACCGTCGATGGGTCCGCGCTGAGCAGTGCCTGATGCGCGCGCCGCAGTCGGACCTCACGCAGATACGCCATTGGCGATGTTTTCAGGTGGCGCTGAAATCCTTGCTGGAGAGTCCGGACGCTGATGTGACTGCGCGCGGCGATCGAAGACAGCGTCAGAGGCAGGTGTGCCTCCTCTTCGATGATCTCGATCGCGGCGCGAATCGCGCGAGGCGCAATCATCCTGGCGTCCTGGGCCAGCGCGTCGCGGTGGCGATGTTCGGCGGCTAGGAGGAACCCGCGCACCAGGCTGTCGACGAACGGCAATCCGACGAGTGGCTGATTCAGCAGGCTATCCGGCCGAAAGACTTGATCCTTGAACAGCGCCACCATGTTGATCCAGGTCCGGGTCATCGGGGTATTGGATGGCAGCACTGGCACAAAGTCCGGCGCGGACATCACCTGCCAGCCCAATGCGTCGCTGAGTGCGTCGTCGACGGCAGAGCGTGCGATTTTGAAGGAGATGAATCTGCTGTCGGCGCTCCATCGCGCCGCGCATTGCCCCTCGGGCGGGAACACGGCGGTCATCCCGGGCAGCACCGCGAACGACAGGCCGCGGTAGGAGCCCTCGATGCGGCCCGCCCGCGCCATCACGATGCGGTAGCTACCGCACACATCGTTGGCATCCACGGCAAACTCGGAACCTGCAGCCACATCGGTCACCGTCACGGCACCGACCCGAGCCAATCGACGGGTCATCGCGAACTCGTCGGGATCGGTCAGCAGATCCATGTGCAGCCGGCCGCAGCAGACCACGGCGAAGTCCTCGAACGCATTCGTCTGCATCCACTGATGGACACCCGAAATGTCCGCTGCCGCTGATCCACTCACCCGGTCGCCTTCCTACCCGACATCCAACGCATCGGGCCCCGTTCACGCCTCCCACACCAACAAGCTAATGTTGCGCAGTTTGTCCTGGCCATCGCGCCTACTGGCTGTGCGCAATCCGGCCAAACGCCCGCGTATTTAGGCTAGCCGCAGCATGAACTCATCTCTACGGTCTAGCCTGGCGCTCGTGTCGAGCGAACCCAACATCGAGACCGGAAGTGTGCCTATGGTCCGCGCTGAACCCGTTCTTACTCAGCGCTTTTCGGACCGCCAGCTTGCTGCCTTGAGCACTCAGCTAACTGGTGACATCGTCGATTGTCGACATCGGGACTATACGGATGCGCGCCGCATCTGGAACGCAATGATCGATCGCTACCCCGCGTTGATCGTCCGGTGCCAGACCGATGACGACGTCGCCGCCGCGATCGCGTTTGCTCGCGAGCACGGCGTTGCGCTCACCGTCAAGGGCGGCGGACACAGCGTTGCTGGGCATTCCATGATCGACGATGGAGTCGTGATCGACCTCGGCCGGATGGGCAACGTGGCCGTCGACCCCGAGGCCAGAACCGTACGGGTCGGCCCCGGCTGCCTGCTCGCCGACCTGGACCGGGCGACGCAGGTACACGGCCTTGCCACGCCAGCCGGGGTCATGTCGCAAACGGGTGTGGCCGGTCTCGCGCTCGGTGGCGGTGTCGGCTGGCTGTCCCGTAAGCACGGGCTGACCTGCGACAGCCTGTTGTCGGCCCGAGTCGTGCTGGCCGACGGCAGCATGGTCACCGCCAGCGCCGACGACAACCCTGATCTGCATTGGGGCCTGCGCGGAGCGGGCACCAACTTCGGCGTCGTCACCGACTTCGTGTTCGCGACACATCCTGTCGCCCACCATATTCCGGTAGGAATCGCGATGTATCGCCTGAAGGACGCGGCCGACGCGATCGCACATTACGACCACACGATGCGCCACGCTCCAGACGACCTCAAGGTGACCCTTTATCTGCGACGCGCGTTCACCGAGCCCGGAGTGCCCGACGACTTGGTCAACGCGCCGGTGTGCGTGCTGGTCAGCGTGTGGACCGGCGATGTCGCCGACGCCGACGCCGTCAATCAGGATCTATGGAGCGCCGCGCCGCCGGTGTTCACCGGACTATCGGCGATGCCGTTCCTCGAGCTGCAATCGCTCAACGACGAGCTACTCGGTGCCGGCGCATGCAACTACACCAAGGGTAGCTATCTTGGCGAACTGACCGGCGACTGCATCGCGGCGCTGATCGAGTCAGCGCGGCGGCTGCCCGCAGGGATCTCGGCACTCGAGCTTGCTTATCAGCATGGCGCCCAAGACTGGCTGGCCGAAGACGACACCGCGTTTCCGGATCGCAACGCCGACCATTTCCTCAACATCATCACCCGATGGCAGCCGGGCGACGAGGGCCAGCCCCACATTGATTGGGCGCGAGAGACTTTCGCGGCTACCTCCGCCTGGCACAGCGGCGGCATCTACACAAATTTCCTGGCTCATGACGACGACAGCCGGGTGCGTGACGCCTATCGCAACGGCAAGTACGAGCGATTGGCGACCCTCAAGGCCAAGTACGACCCTGACAATGT
This Mycobacterium simiae DNA region includes the following protein-coding sequences:
- a CDS encoding AraC family transcriptional regulator translates to MSGSAAADISGVHQWMQTNAFEDFAVVCCGRLHMDLLTDPDEFAMTRRLARVGAVTVTDVAAGSEFAVDANDVCGSYRIVMARAGRIEGSYRGLSFAVLPGMTAVFPPEGQCAARWSADSRFISFKIARSAVDDALSDALGWQVMSAPDFVPVLPSNTPMTRTWINMVALFKDQVFRPDSLLNQPLVGLPFVDSLVRGFLLAAEHRHRDALAQDARMIAPRAIRAAIEIIEEEAHLPLTLSSIAARSHISVRTLQQGFQRHLKTSPMAYLREVRLRRAHQALLSADPSTVTVASIAYRWGFTNLGRFAAAHSARYRETPTETLRRRTFHRLTVEERPHIRTLRR
- a CDS encoding FAD-binding oxidoreductase: MIDRYPALIVRCQTDDDVAAAIAFAREHGVALTVKGGGHSVAGHSMIDDGVVIDLGRMGNVAVDPEARTVRVGPGCLLADLDRATQVHGLATPAGVMSQTGVAGLALGGGVGWLSRKHGLTCDSLLSARVVLADGSMVTASADDNPDLHWGLRGAGTNFGVVTDFVFATHPVAHHIPVGIAMYRLKDAADAIAHYDHTMRHAPDDLKVTLYLRRAFTEPGVPDDLVNAPVCVLVSVWTGDVADADAVNQDLWSAAPPVFTGLSAMPFLELQSLNDELLGAGACNYTKGSYLGELTGDCIAALIESARRLPAGISALELAYQHGAQDWLAEDDTAFPDRNADHFLNIITRWQPGDEGQPHIDWARETFAATSAWHSGGIYTNFLAHDDDSRVRDAYRNGKYERLATLKAKYDPDNVFNSNPNIPPANVIGRQF